One genomic region from Stutzerimonas decontaminans encodes:
- a CDS encoding lipopolysaccharide kinase InaA family protein, with protein MNDFIAQADRATLERHGLAGFDALWSVQLTAVDEPNVERGGWSSVFRLELDDSAFYLKRQSNHLTRTLAHPFGEPTFAREFRNIRRYAQLGVPALQASFFGQRKVGGDRRAILLTRALDGWMDLEGWLKRWPELDESHRQAIIGAVGRLARTLHQAGQMHGCFYPKHIFLREQGGDWQACLIDLEKTRPLLLGRRDRIKDLEPLVRRASCIGEQGVRHLLNAYLDDPRQIEPWQLQLQRRHEAKEARG; from the coding sequence ATGAACGATTTCATTGCACAGGCTGATCGCGCGACGCTGGAGCGTCACGGCTTGGCGGGGTTCGATGCTCTCTGGTCAGTGCAGTTAACGGCGGTGGATGAGCCCAACGTCGAGCGCGGCGGCTGGAGCAGTGTCTTCCGGCTGGAGCTTGACGACTCGGCGTTCTACCTCAAGCGGCAGAGCAATCATCTGACTCGCACATTGGCGCACCCGTTTGGAGAGCCAACGTTTGCCCGAGAGTTTCGCAATATCCGTCGTTATGCGCAGCTTGGCGTGCCGGCGTTACAGGCCAGTTTCTTCGGGCAGCGCAAGGTCGGTGGCGACAGGCGGGCTATTCTCCTGACGCGTGCGCTGGATGGCTGGATGGATCTGGAAGGCTGGCTGAAGCGATGGCCTGAGCTGGACGAATCTCATCGCCAGGCCATCATCGGCGCGGTCGGCAGGCTGGCGCGCACCCTGCATCAGGCCGGACAGATGCATGGCTGCTTCTATCCGAAGCACATCTTCCTCCGCGAGCAGGGCGGTGACTGGCAGGCCTGCCTAATCGACTTGGAGAAGACTCGTCCTCTCCTGTTAGGACGGCGTGATCGCATCAAGGATCTAGAACCGCTGGTGCGACGTGCAAGCTGCATCGGTGAGCAAGGCGTGCGGCATCTGCTGAATGCCTATCTGGACGATCCTCGCCAGATTGAGCCATGGCAGCTGCAGTTGCAGCGGCGACACGAAGCCAAGGAGGCCCGCGGATGA
- a CDS encoding lipopolysaccharide kinase InaA family protein — protein MKLSDLAGAGRQPACPAQVELPGGGVLYIDCWLRILPGQRYVGRALWNGRQVLAKLMVGGKAQRHHQREMAGAQLLADQQLPTPSLVAQGWQEGEGGWLLFDWLDSSESLWDAWRSVEAEHALSDGQRDVLGEALELIARMHTQGLWQADLHLDNLLRADGRLYVVDGGGVRAETPGQPLSREQVLENLGVFFAQLPAEIEPFIEELLVHYLLANSEHALPLEALLKEIRKTRAWRLNDYLKKVARDCSLFSARIGAFGAQVIRRDEEAGLQVVLADPDAFIAKGKLFKTGGAATVAQCELDSRALLIKRYNIKNPLHWLKRFWRPSRAWHSWVEGNRLDFLGIATPRLLAVIERRWLWMRGPAWLITELLRGEDIIARFQPYLNDCPPEEELFALDRLFAVLIRERISHGDLKGHNVFWEQGGWALIDLDAVQQHGSDASFARAYAKDRARFLRNWPTDSALYRLLDQRLPAVPGTSIED, from the coding sequence ATGAAACTGTCCGATTTGGCCGGCGCAGGGCGACAGCCCGCATGCCCTGCGCAAGTCGAGTTACCCGGCGGCGGGGTTCTCTATATTGACTGCTGGCTGCGCATCCTGCCCGGCCAGCGCTACGTCGGCCGAGCACTTTGGAACGGCCGCCAGGTCCTGGCCAAGCTGATGGTGGGCGGCAAAGCGCAGCGTCATCATCAGCGTGAGATGGCTGGCGCGCAGCTGCTGGCGGACCAACAGTTGCCTACGCCATCACTGGTCGCTCAGGGTTGGCAGGAGGGCGAAGGTGGCTGGTTGCTATTCGACTGGCTCGATTCCTCCGAAAGCCTGTGGGATGCCTGGCGCTCGGTAGAGGCCGAGCATGCCCTCTCGGATGGGCAGCGAGACGTACTCGGTGAGGCGCTTGAACTGATCGCCAGGATGCATACGCAAGGCCTCTGGCAGGCGGATCTGCATCTGGACAATCTGCTCAGGGCCGACGGGCGGCTCTATGTGGTCGACGGTGGCGGCGTGAGGGCAGAGACACCCGGGCAGCCTTTGTCTCGCGAGCAGGTGCTGGAGAATCTCGGAGTCTTCTTCGCGCAGCTACCGGCCGAAATCGAGCCGTTCATCGAAGAGCTGCTGGTGCACTACCTGCTCGCTAACAGCGAGCACGCGCTGCCACTGGAGGCGTTGCTCAAGGAAATCCGCAAGACCCGCGCCTGGCGTCTGAATGATTACCTCAAAAAGGTCGCGCGCGATTGCAGTCTCTTCAGCGCGCGTATCGGTGCGTTCGGTGCGCAGGTCATCAGGCGCGATGAGGAAGCAGGCTTGCAGGTCGTGCTTGCCGACCCGGATGCGTTCATCGCCAAGGGCAAACTGTTCAAGACCGGCGGCGCAGCCACCGTTGCGCAATGCGAACTGGACAGCCGCGCACTGCTGATCAAGCGCTACAACATCAAGAATCCATTGCATTGGCTCAAGCGCTTCTGGCGGCCGAGCCGGGCCTGGCACAGCTGGGTCGAGGGCAATCGGCTCGACTTTCTCGGAATTGCCACTCCGCGATTGCTGGCGGTCATCGAGCGACGCTGGCTGTGGATGCGCGGGCCGGCATGGCTGATTACCGAATTGCTGCGCGGAGAAGATATAATCGCGCGTTTTCAGCCATACCTGAATGACTGTCCGCCCGAGGAGGAACTGTTCGCCCTCGATCGGCTGTTCGCAGTGCTGATTCGCGAACGTATCAGCCATGGCGACCTGAAAGGGCACAATGTGTTCTGGGAGCAAGGCGGCTGGGCACTCATCGATCTCGATGCGGTTCAGCAGCATGGCAGCGACGCCAGCTTCGCCCGAGCATATGCCAAGGACCGCGCGCGGTTCCTGCGCAACTGGCCAACCGACAGCGCCCTGTACCGGCTGCTTGACCAACGTTTACCCGCGGTGCCCGGCACCAGCATCGAAGATTAA
- a CDS encoding carbamoyltransferase family protein, whose product MALTILGLSGALSHDPSAALYIDGKLIAAVEEERFVRDKHAKNRMPYESAKFCLEQAGIKPSDVDVVAIPFAPISIFEKARWHYAKRYWYAPDRALDAILMGNRRYYRYKKRIEWCLQQLGFDLKKVKLQPVEHHLAHASSAYHCSGFTEKTAILGIDGKGEYATTFFGWGENGKIHKIKEFYDPDSLGGLYGAITEYLGFEMLDGEFKVMGMAPYGDAAKYDFSRLATFENGELTINTDYANVIGFRRYKEKGKGYYFSPKLIEWLGPKREGDIADDPYIHYAAAMQALFEKLALQMMDYYLGDIIRETGKIAFAGGCALNVKLNQKIIARDEVKELFVQPASGDAGTAVGAAAYVSVQRGVPVEKMEHVYLGPSYSNEDVIAACAKHPNKPVFKQITNTPERIARIMADGNPVAWFQGRMEFGPRALGGRSIIGCPSVPGVADRINEQIKFRERWRPFCPSMLDTVASQMLKVDHPSPFMTFTFEVNEGWKERVGEVVHEDGTSRAQVLERRHNPRWYDLMLELEKLTGNGVSLNTSLNRRGEPMICSPTDALNMFYGSDLQYLIMEDVLVVKDGKDWYDSI is encoded by the coding sequence GTGGCATTGACGATTCTCGGCCTTTCCGGCGCCCTCAGTCATGATCCTTCTGCCGCTCTCTACATCGACGGCAAGCTGATCGCCGCCGTCGAAGAAGAGCGCTTCGTACGTGACAAGCATGCCAAGAACCGCATGCCGTACGAATCCGCCAAGTTCTGCCTTGAGCAGGCGGGCATCAAACCGTCCGACGTCGACGTGGTGGCGATTCCTTTCGCGCCTATCAGCATCTTCGAAAAGGCGCGCTGGCACTACGCCAAGCGCTACTGGTACGCACCGGATCGTGCGCTGGATGCCATCCTCATGGGCAACCGCCGCTACTACCGCTACAAGAAGCGCATCGAATGGTGTCTGCAGCAGCTGGGCTTCGACCTGAAAAAGGTCAAGCTGCAGCCGGTCGAGCATCACCTGGCTCATGCCTCCAGTGCCTACCATTGCTCGGGCTTCACCGAGAAGACCGCGATCCTTGGCATCGATGGCAAGGGCGAATACGCCACCACCTTCTTTGGCTGGGGCGAGAACGGCAAGATCCACAAGATCAAGGAATTCTACGACCCGGATTCCTTGGGTGGGCTGTACGGTGCGATCACCGAATACCTCGGTTTCGAGATGCTCGATGGCGAGTTCAAGGTGATGGGCATGGCGCCCTACGGTGACGCGGCCAAGTACGATTTCTCGCGCCTGGCGACCTTCGAGAACGGCGAACTGACCATCAACACCGATTACGCCAACGTCATCGGCTTCCGTCGCTACAAGGAGAAGGGTAAGGGCTACTACTTCTCGCCCAAGCTGATCGAGTGGCTGGGGCCCAAGCGCGAAGGCGATATCGCCGACGATCCCTACATCCATTACGCGGCCGCCATGCAGGCGCTGTTCGAAAAGCTTGCGCTGCAGATGATGGACTACTACCTGGGCGACATTATCCGCGAGACCGGCAAGATCGCCTTCGCCGGCGGTTGCGCGCTGAACGTCAAGCTCAATCAGAAGATCATCGCCCGCGACGAGGTCAAAGAGCTGTTCGTTCAGCCAGCCTCTGGTGACGCCGGTACTGCGGTTGGTGCTGCGGCTTATGTATCGGTCCAGCGCGGCGTGCCGGTGGAGAAGATGGAGCACGTTTATCTCGGTCCGTCGTACTCCAACGAGGATGTTATTGCCGCTTGCGCCAAGCATCCGAATAAGCCGGTATTCAAACAAATCACCAATACGCCTGAACGCATCGCGCGGATCATGGCCGACGGCAATCCTGTCGCCTGGTTTCAGGGTCGCATGGAATTTGGTCCGCGGGCCTTGGGTGGGCGTTCAATCATCGGCTGTCCGAGCGTCCCTGGCGTGGCCGATCGCATCAACGAGCAGATCAAGTTCCGCGAGCGCTGGCGGCCCTTCTGCCCATCAATGCTCGATACCGTGGCATCGCAAATGCTCAAGGTCGACCATCCAAGCCCGTTCATGACCTTCACCTTCGAGGTCAACGAAGGCTGGAAGGAGCGCGTCGGCGAAGTGGTTCACGAGGACGGAACGTCCCGCGCCCAGGTGCTGGAGCGCCGTCACAATCCGCGCTGGTACGATCTGATGCTGGAGCTGGAAAAGCTGACCGGTAACGGCGTGTCGCTAAACACCTCGCTGAACCGCCGCGGCGAACCGATGATCTGCTCGCCGACCGATGCGCTGAACATGTTCTATGGCTCGGATCTGCAGTACCTGATCATGGAAGATGTATTGGTGGTGAAGGATGGCAAGGATTGGTATGACAGCATCTGA
- a CDS encoding glycosyltransferase: protein MTASELSPGQAQRWVLQFCHGYDGPFLDCARQYAALFVGTPYKVCTVYLTGAPSEEVVQGSASDEVIFLNYSSRDVRGLKLRAILDIRKLARTRNFAFCIAHRFKPIYVALLGTELPVIGVHHAFGDYQRRSRQLFANFYRKRLALLGVSNAVRDDIRACLPDWSAERIETLYNRIDIAAVQAEQVSKEEARAVLGLPQDVWVVGNVGRLHSDKDQATLIRGFALALPGLPVASLLVIAGSGGLEEVLKGLAAELGISQSVRFLGQVPHARRYFKAFDVFVLTSDHEPFGMVLLEAMAAGVPVACTDSGGGKEVVGGIGELFALKDEQELAATLERRANTGDTLQLRGMMAARLAEVFSDQASRKRFWNLSVLPAVKE from the coding sequence ATGACAGCATCTGAACTGTCGCCTGGTCAGGCGCAGCGATGGGTTCTGCAGTTCTGCCATGGCTACGATGGACCTTTTCTCGATTGTGCGCGGCAATACGCCGCGCTTTTCGTTGGTACCCCTTACAAGGTCTGTACCGTCTATCTGACAGGCGCACCGAGCGAAGAGGTGGTGCAAGGTTCGGCTTCTGATGAAGTGATCTTTCTCAATTACAGCAGTCGCGACGTCCGCGGTCTAAAACTGCGAGCGATCCTGGATATCCGCAAACTGGCCAGAACACGCAACTTCGCGTTCTGTATCGCTCATCGCTTCAAACCGATCTACGTGGCATTGCTGGGCACCGAGCTGCCGGTGATCGGCGTTCACCATGCCTTTGGCGATTACCAGCGTCGGTCGCGCCAGCTGTTTGCCAATTTCTATCGAAAGCGCCTGGCTTTGCTGGGCGTTTCCAACGCTGTACGCGACGACATCCGCGCTTGTCTACCAGACTGGTCGGCCGAGCGTATCGAGACGCTATACAACCGTATCGATATAGCTGCGGTGCAAGCTGAGCAGGTATCCAAGGAGGAGGCGCGAGCAGTTCTTGGATTGCCTCAGGATGTTTGGGTTGTCGGTAATGTTGGGCGTTTGCACTCCGATAAGGATCAGGCAACCCTTATTAGGGGCTTCGCACTGGCCTTACCTGGTTTACCGGTGGCCAGCTTGCTGGTGATTGCGGGTAGCGGCGGGCTGGAAGAGGTGCTGAAGGGTTTGGCTGCTGAACTTGGGATATCTCAGTCTGTGCGTTTTCTAGGGCAGGTCCCGCACGCGCGACGGTATTTCAAGGCATTCGATGTGTTCGTTCTTACCTCAGATCATGAGCCGTTCGGCATGGTTCTGTTGGAGGCTATGGCCGCGGGTGTCCCTGTGGCATGCACAGATTCCGGGGGCGGAAAGGAGGTGGTTGGGGGCATCGGGGAGCTGTTCGCTCTAAAGGATGAGCAGGAGTTGGCCGCGACACTCGAGCGCCGAGCGAATACTGGAGACACCCTGCAACTTCGCGGCATGATGGCGGCTCGGTTGGCCGAAGTTTTTTCCGACCAAGCTTCGCGCAAACGTTTTTGGAATCTGTCGGTTCTGCCCGCGGTTAAGGAGTGA